The genomic DNA CACCCCGTCGGCCGACGAGGTGGCTCACGCGCGGCGCGTCGTGGAAGCGTACGAGCGCGCTGCGGGCGGGGTCTGCGAGGTCGACGGCAAGATGATCGATGTGCCGGTGTACCGATCGGCAAAGCGCGTCGTCAGTCTCGCGTCCCGCTGAGGGCCGCGGGCGGATAGTACGTGCAGGCTCACGACCGGTCCCGGCGAAGCACCACAGCGCCCGACGCTCGTCATTCGCTCCGCGCAGGGGGTTCTCCGGTGCCGGTCATCGACGTGCACGACCACTTCTATCCGCCCGCGTATCTCGACGCGCTCGCTAAGGATCCCGGCAACGTCCGGGTCACGCACGATCAAGCGGGGAATCCGCTGCTCCACTACCCGGGCGACTACAACATCGCCGTGCGCGGGCATCGCGACATCGCCTACCGGGAACACGTCCTGGCCGAGCACGGCGTCGACCGCCAGGTGTTGACCCTGACCACGCCAGGGACGCACGTCGAGCGGCCCGAACGGGCGGTGGCACTCGCGAAGCTGGTGAACGACGCGTTCGCCGGGGTGGTGGCGGAGCGCGGTCGGCACTTCAGCGCGCTTGCGACGCTGCCGCTCAACGACCCTGCCGCATCGGTCGCGGAGTTGGAGCGCTGCGTGACCCAGCTCGGGTTTCGCGGCGCGATGCTGTTCAGCAACGTGAACGGCGTCGCGCTGGCCGACCGCCGGTTCTGGCCGTTGTACGAGGTCGCCAACGATCGCGGCGCGATCCTGCACATCCATCCCACGTCCCCGGTGGGGGTGGAGGCGATGACCGAATACTGGTTGATGCCGCTCGTGGGGTTCCTGCTCGATACGACGCTCGCCGCCGCCCACTTGGTTTTCGCGGGCGTGCTCGAGCGCTTCCCGCGGATCCGATGGGTGCTGAGCCACCTGGGCGGCACGATCCCATACCTGGTCGAGCGGCTCGACCGCGGGTACGAGGCGTTCCGGGAGTGCCGGCAGCACATCCGGAAAGCGCCGAGCGAGTACCTCAAGAGCCAGTGCTGGTACGATACCGTCAACTTCGACACGAACGCGTTGCGTCTCGCGATCGAGTTCGCGGGCGCCGACCACCTCCTCGCGGGTAG from bacterium includes the following:
- a CDS encoding amidohydrolase family protein; its protein translation is MPVIDVHDHFYPPAYLDALAKDPGNVRVTHDQAGNPLLHYPGDYNIAVRGHRDIAYREHVLAEHGVDRQVLTLTTPGTHVERPERAVALAKLVNDAFAGVVAERGRHFSALATLPLNDPAASVAELERCVTQLGFRGAMLFSNVNGVALADRRFWPLYEVANDRGAILHIHPTSPVGVEAMTEYWLMPLVGFLLDTTLAAAHLVFAGVLERFPRIRWVLSHLGGTIPYLVERLDRGYEAFRECRQHIRKAPSEYLKSQCWYDTVNFDTNALRLAIEFAGADHLLAGSDYPHQIGSIPKMLESLRALPVADAVKAGILGGNAARLLAL